From a single bacterium genomic region:
- a CDS encoding HK97 family phage prohead protease yields MDLEYKTFPFEVKELTDLGVFEGYASTFGNVDSGGDVVERGAFGKTLKERGDKIRVCHQHDWRDVIGKPIELREDDRGLYVKAQLVLDVQRAREDYALMKAGALTDLSIGYEAVKADYAETDAGRVRRLKEVKLYEISPVTVAMNEAATITGVKEAEATPPIDEPATDDAPDLDAAAEPDDSPLTDAPETTIEPSAKLALYQLIRKYGG; encoded by the coding sequence ATGGACCTGGAATACAAGACGTTTCCCTTTGAGGTCAAGGAATTGACGGACCTGGGCGTTTTCGAGGGTTACGCCAGCACGTTTGGCAACGTGGATTCCGGCGGCGATGTGGTGGAGCGCGGCGCGTTTGGCAAGACGCTCAAGGAGCGCGGCGACAAGATCAGGGTATGCCATCAACACGACTGGCGGGATGTCATCGGCAAGCCCATCGAGCTACGTGAGGACGACCGGGGCCTGTACGTCAAGGCGCAGTTGGTGCTGGATGTGCAACGGGCGAGAGAGGATTATGCGCTCATGAAAGCGGGGGCCTTGACGGACCTGTCCATCGGCTACGAGGCGGTCAAGGCGGACTACGCCGAAACGGACGCGGGGCGGGTGCGCCGCCTGAAGGAAGTGAAACTTTACGAAATCTCGCCGGTGACGGTGGCCATGAACGAGGCCGCGACGATCACGGGCGTGAAAGAGGCGGAGGCGACTCCGCCCATAGACGAGCCAGCGACGGACGATGCGCCGGACCTGGATGCGGCAGCCGAGCCGGATGACAGCCCACTCACTGACGCGCCGGAAACCACCATCGAGCCGAGCGCCAAGCTCGCGTTGTATCAGCTCATACGCAAATACGGAGGTTAG
- a CDS encoding phage major capsid protein translates to MNVIEMRTKVSELLARCTALAEADELTESQKGEFDAKLAEAQAMDKEIAKREELEALQKAYAQGDGQKHAVKAEPDQMFGFKDMGDFLQAVARSSGPGAIDKRLAEIKASGLNEATPSEGGFLVAPGLAGGLLRRVYETGQITRMVSPLPLTSGNSVEIQYLAETSRATGSRWGGIQTYWVAEGVSPTASKPAIGKAKLQLNKLSAAMYATEEVLEDAPLLTALVNEVFPLEFAFAIEDAFVNGTGAGQPMGVLNAACKVSVTKETGQAADTVVFQNILKMWSRLWARSRTSAVWLIAQDVEPQLYGMSMAVGTGGVPVYLPAGGVSGSPYATLFGRPVIPHESCDKLGDEGDIILADWGEYGVIDKGGLNSAVSLHVKFLEDEQTFRWTYRVDGQPKWASALTPKNGSGLTQSPFVTLGAR, encoded by the coding sequence ATGAACGTTATCGAGATGCGGACGAAAGTGTCCGAACTGCTGGCGCGATGCACCGCGCTCGCGGAAGCGGACGAATTGACCGAATCGCAGAAGGGCGAGTTTGACGCCAAGCTCGCAGAAGCGCAGGCGATGGACAAAGAGATCGCCAAGCGCGAGGAGCTGGAGGCGCTGCAAAAGGCATACGCCCAGGGCGACGGCCAGAAGCACGCCGTGAAAGCGGAGCCTGACCAGATGTTCGGCTTCAAGGACATGGGCGACTTTTTGCAGGCCGTGGCTCGCAGTTCGGGCCCTGGCGCGATTGACAAGCGCCTGGCCGAGATCAAGGCCAGCGGGCTTAACGAGGCGACGCCTTCTGAGGGCGGGTTCCTCGTGGCCCCTGGGCTGGCGGGCGGGCTGCTGCGCCGGGTGTACGAGACCGGGCAGATCACGCGCATGGTATCCCCGCTGCCCCTGACCAGCGGCAATAGCGTGGAAATCCAGTATCTGGCGGAAACCAGCCGGGCGACCGGCTCCCGCTGGGGTGGCATCCAGACCTACTGGGTGGCTGAGGGCGTGTCTCCCACGGCGAGCAAACCGGCCATCGGCAAGGCCAAGCTGCAGCTCAACAAACTGTCCGCCGCGATGTACGCGACGGAAGAGGTGCTAGAGGATGCGCCGCTGCTGACCGCGCTGGTCAACGAGGTTTTTCCGCTAGAGTTCGCCTTCGCCATCGAAGACGCCTTTGTGAACGGGACGGGTGCGGGGCAGCCGATGGGCGTGCTCAACGCAGCCTGCAAGGTGAGCGTGACCAAAGAGACCGGACAGGCTGCGGACACCGTGGTCTTCCAGAACATCCTCAAGATGTGGTCGCGGTTGTGGGCGCGCTCTCGCACCAGCGCCGTCTGGCTGATCGCGCAGGACGTGGAACCGCAGTTGTACGGCATGAGCATGGCCGTGGGCACGGGCGGCGTCCCGGTGTACCTGCCTGCGGGCGGCGTGTCCGGCTCGCCGTACGCCACGCTGTTTGGGCGGCCTGTCATTCCCCATGAGTCATGCGACAAGTTGGGCGATGAGGGCGACATTATCCTGGCCGATTGGGGCGAGTACGGCGTGATCGACAAGGGCGGCCTGAATAGCGCGGTTAGCCTGCACGTCAAGTTCCTCGAAGACGAGCAGACCTTCCGCTGGACCTATCGCGTGGACGGCCAGCCCAAGTGGGCTAGCGCTTTGACGCCCAAGAACGGCAGCGGGCTTACCCAATCGCCGTT